The sequence below is a genomic window from Streptomyces sp. NBC_00289.
CAGGCCGCAGCAGCCGCAACAGCCGCCGCGTACGCCCGCTTTCCCGACCGGAAGGCTGCCCGGCGGACAGCTCGGAGCGGGCCCCGGAAGCCCGCTCGCCGCTGGTCACCGCAGCGCTCCGGGCAGGATCGAACAAACCGGTCACAGCAGTCCCCCACGTGTATCCGCCGCATGGCGTCTCGTCCGGGGGTTCCCCTCCCCCGCACGGCGGCAATTCGCCGAATTAGACGGGGAAAACCTCCGCATGGTTGTGCCGCGACGGACGACGAAAAGCGAATTCCGCGTTCACCGACAGCTATTGCGGAACGAGTCGCAGCCCGCGAGGAAAGGGAAATCATTCACGCAATGAAGGAATGTTGTCCCACACATGAACAGTGAGTGGAGCAGGTCGTCGGCTCCGCGGGCGGTCGCCCCTTTTCGGGACCCGCGGCGTGCGTGGGAGGCTCTCCTCAACGATCACGTCTGAGGAGTACGGCCAGTGCGGATTTACATCAGTGCCGACATGGAGGGCATCACGGGGCTCGTCGACGCCGACGACGTCCAGCCCGGCGGCCGGGACTACGAGCGCGGACGGCTGATGATGGCGGAGGACGTCAACGCCGCCATCCGTGGGGCCGTCGCGGCCGGCGCGACCGACGTCACCGTCAACGACGCTCACGGCCCCATGCGCAACCTCCTTCCGGAGGCCCTGCACCCGGCAGCCCGCCTCATCCGCGGCAAACCCAAGCAGATGGGCATGCTCGAAGGCCTCACGCCCGAGCACGACGCCGTGGTCTGCGTCGGCTACCACTCCCGGGCCGGCGCGCTCGGCGTGCTGAGCCACAGCTTCATGGGCCACGAGATCGAGGACATGTGGCTGGACGGCCGGCCGGTGGGCGAGATCGGCCTGGCCCACGCCACCGCGGCGGCCATCGGCGTTCCGGTGGTGGCCCTCACCGGT
It includes:
- a CDS encoding M55 family metallopeptidase, coding for MRIYISADMEGITGLVDADDVQPGGRDYERGRLMMAEDVNAAIRGAVAAGATDVTVNDAHGPMRNLLPEALHPAARLIRGKPKQMGMLEGLTPEHDAVVCVGYHSRAGALGVLSHSFMGHEIEDMWLDGRPVGEIGLAHATAAAIGVPVVALTGDDCACAEMADWDVSVSTVAVKHARDRFAAELRPAEEARAAIEEAVAAALSARPSGAAVPSGPSTLAVRWQSASVASTLLGIPGVNATDTRTVQTQGPLPTLYRLFGVWMRVAASLTNQAPYC